In Hyphomicrobium denitrificans ATCC 51888, the DNA window TTCAGACGGAGCAGGACCGCCGTCATTGTCGGGCGTGTCGTTCTGCATGCCGGGACCGCGCTTGCCGTCAGGACCGCCCTGCCAGCCGTGATGCCCGTGGTGTCCCGGACCGCCCGGACCCCAGTCGCCGCCTACGGCCCAGTGCGGTCCGTGACCGCCGCTATGACCGAAGCCGGGCGACAGCTGGCGCATCAGCGGACGCAACACGTCTTTCTGCTCGTCACTCAAGGACGCGTAGAACGGCTTGAATGCGGTCGAGAACGTCTTGAAGCGATCGGCGCGTTCAGCGAGATTGTTGCTCATCCGCTCGTAACGTTCCGCAAGATCGGGGCGTTTGGATGCGCCGTCCGACTTGTCAGACCGGCGTTCCTCGCGCTTCTTCGCCCATTCGGCGCGCTTTGCCTCGCGAGCCTTGAACCCATCGCGCACTGCCGATTCAACAGGCGCCCAAAGTTTTTCCTGGTCGGCGTTGAGCTGTAGCGCCGCCTTGGCCATTGCGATGCGGCCATCCTCGAGGCGGGTCCGCGTTTCCGGCGTCATGTTGTGCCAGCCGCCAGCGCGATCGACGGACTTGGCAATGGCAACGGTCGCCGGAACAGCGGCTACGGCCGCAATCGCAAGCCAGGCACCGCGCGAAAGTTTATTCATGTGATCATCTCCTTCGGCCAGCTCAGAGATCGAAGGGGGAGCAAGTTTCGCTGGCCGTCGGATTAGGAACGACGCAGCGGCTTTGATCCGTCGTGAAATTTTGTTCACGATGGAACGGTTATCGCGTTTTCCGCGGGCGTTGCGAATGCCTATTTTTGGCCGCTTTTACTGGGTCCCGCGCAGTCCGTGCGGGCTGGAACCGCTGGTTCCGTCCGACGCACCCGTGGCGGCCGCGGAAGCCATGTTGGCGCGCGCCTGGCGATCGATCGGCTGGGCGTAGACGACGCGGTCGCGACCGCTGAAGCAGCCGGCGACACAGATCACCAGATCCTCGTTGGGCCGCGCCGCGCTCAGCTGGCGGACGAGCACGCTCGATCCCGTTCCTGCTTGAACACCGAAGCCATCGAGCGGAACCGAGTTGAGATTTTTTGCCGGACGCTGGTCTGGCGCGGCGCCAGCGGCGACGATCTGTGTGCCGTCGGATTCCACATCGTCGAATTGGGCGTCCTCGGCGAACACACCGTTTGCCGACGCCAAAGCAAAAAGAACAGCAGCAGCCGACGCGAGCGGCTTTGCAAACGCGGAACGCATGACGGACCTTCGAATACTGAACAAACTCGAAAGAACTGTGCCGCACGCGCGTAAAGGAAGTCTTACGAGATTTGCTCAAACCCGCGACGCGGCGGCGCTATGCGCGCCACCGTCGGAGGGCTTGCGTCGAATTTTACGGCCAACTTCCTTGCCGGCGTTTAGGGCACTGCCGCCGTTTCCGCCTGGAACCGCCAATATTTGCCCGCGGCCGAGTCAACGGCGAGGATGCTCTTGAAGCGCTTGTCGGGCGGACGAAGTCCGGATGCGACGAGCGCTTTCACATCGTTGAGCAGAGCGGGATTTTCCGCATAGCCCGAATGGTTGAGTCCCAGCGCGTCGGTGGAGACGGCAGTGACATCGATCGTATCGAGACCAGGAATGATCAGCGGTCCCGTCGCGGGAACGTCGCCCGCACGCGGCACGCCGCCCCAGAACCGTGCCGAATAACTCAGCGCGCGATCATTCGAGGCGGCATAGAGCGTGACGCCTTTGGCGAACTTGATGACCTCACGCGCCAGAATGTTGAACTTGTCACGATCGACGTCCGGCGCTGCGAGAATGACCTGGCTGATAACGACGCCGCGCGGAACTTTGGTCTTCATGCGTTCGAGCACGCGCAGCAGCAGCTCATTCCCCATCGAGTGCGCGATGAGGCTGATGGATTTCGCGCCGCTTTTCTGGATCACCATGTCGAGGAATTCGGCGAGCCTCGGCTCGGCTTGCTCGACGCTGCCGTGATCGTACGTATAGCTCGCGACCTTGCCGCCCGAAGGCCAGCTATAAAGGAACGGCACGCCATCAAAGCGTAGATCGTAGGCGATCTGCGCCGTGCGGTAGAGTGCGTTGTCGAACGACGTGTTGAAGCCGTGGACGAAGACGAAGGCGTGGTCCTTGAAGGTCGACGACGTTGCGAGCCGCTGTTTGACGAGCGCCAGCATCTCGGCTTCGGTCAGGCCTTTGATTTCCTGCACCGTGAAGTGCTTCTGCGGGTCTTCCTTCTCCTCGTAGACCTTGACCTTGAAGTACGGGATTTCGATCACGACGGGCCGCTCGATGTGCGGCACCTTGTGGATCAGCGGCACCGTCACCAGTGCCCGGCCGAGTTGGAGCTGGTGCCCGCGCTCGGCGCCGAATTGCAGCCGTTTCGGATCGGCCTCGACGGCGCGATCGGTGCCATAGAACACAGGCACGACGTCGTAGGTTTTGGCCGGATCCTCGGCGGGTGCGGCTGCCGCGGATTTTTTCGCGTTGTCGTATCGCTGAGCCATGGCGGCTCGCGCCTCCTCTTCGGCGCGGCGAGCGGCTGCGGCCTTTGCGGCGGCTTCGGCGCTGGCGTTGGCCGCGGCTCCAGGTGCGGCGTTCGGCATGGGCGGTTCCGGCGCGACCGCCGGAGGACTCGGCCTCGCGGCGGACGGGCGCAGCGCAGGCGGCGGCGGAGCGGGCGCCGGTTCGGCCGTCTCATATGACCGGCCAGAGCCGCCTTCCGGATCGGATGCTTGCGGATAAGGCGGGGGCGCTGCGCCACCCGCTGGCTCCTCAGGAGCCTCAGACGCCACAGGCGCCTCTTCTTCGGCAGGCGAAGTCGTCGGCGCCGGGGAGCCAGCCGTGCTCGGCGCGGGCGCCGGACGCGCGGTAGCGGTCTTCGCGGAATCCGTTTCCGCAGGCGCTTTTGCGAGCTTTGGCGCTTGCGTACAGGCGGCCACCAAACCGCAGGCCATGATCGCCGCAATAGCTGCTACGGACCGCCGTGGCTGCAGCCAACGCTTGGCAAGCGAATACATCGCGTTCCCTCCCCGCATTACCGTCTTTGACCCCTTGACCCCAAGAAATCCTACGAGCCTGCCGCCCGTTGGGCAACACGATGTGCATGCCGTGAAATTGTGTCAGCAGGATTGTCGTGGATTTCAGCGACGAAATCCGGACTTGCGGCGCGCGCCGTTCCTGACCATGGTCGGCCATTGAAAGATAAAGGATATCCAGGCGAGCCATGGCGACTGCCACCCTGTCCGCACACCGCATTCCCGTCGCAGATTACGTGGCCGGCATCACCGCCGGCGATCGGGCGTTGCTTGCCCGCGCGATTACGCTTGTCGAGAGCACCAATCCCGAGCACGGGCGGCTTGCTCAGCAAGTGTTGCAGGAGCTTCTGCCGAGGACGGGACAAGCCGTGCGCCTCGGCGTCACCGGCGTGCCCGGCGTCGGCAAATCGACGACGATCGATCAGTTCGGCATGAACCTGATCGCGGAGGGTCATCTTGTGGCCGTGCTGGCGATCGATCCGACGTCGAAGCGATCGGGCGGGTCCATCCTCGGCGACAAGACGCGCATGAGTTCTCTGGCGCAGGAGCGGAATGCGTTCATCCGTCCTTCGCCCTCCTCCGGCACGCTCGGCGGCGTGACGCGCAAAACGCGTGAGACGATGGCGCTCGTCGAGGCGGCGGGCTTCGACGTCATCATCGTCGAGACGGTCGGCGTCGGGCAATCCGAGGTCGCCGTTTCCGATATGGTCGATTTCTTTCTCGTGCTTTTGCTGGCGGGCGGCGGCGACGACCTGCAAGGCATCAAGAAAGGCATCATCGAGCTTGCCGACATGATCGCCATCAACAAGGCCGACGGCGACAACGTCCGGCGGGCGGAACGGGCGGCGGCGGACTACCGGCACGCGTTGCAGATTTTTACGCCGCACGACGCGACGTGGTTTCCGCCGGTGCTGACAGTGTCGGGGCAGGAAAATCGCGGGCTGAAAGACCTCTGGGCGAAAGTTCTCGAGCATCGCGAGAAGATGTCGGCGACGGGGCAGTTCCAGGCGCGACGGCAGGCGCAGGCGGTGTCGTGGATGCGCGACATGCTCGAAGACCGTCTGATGGGCGCGCTCAAGGCGCACCCGGAAGTCGCGGCCGAACTTCCGAAGATCGAAGCATCGGTGCGCGAGGGCACGCTGCTGCCGACGCTGGCGGTCGACCGGCTTATGGGGCTGATGGGGCTTTAGTTCCGGCGCGTAAGCAGGCTTTTGGATCGCGTCGGCTGCGCCCTATATTGATCCATGCGCTCGAATTCCCGCCCGACCGTTTTGCTGACCGGCTTCGGACCGTTTCCGAACGTACCGAGGAACGCGTCTGCCGTGATCGTCAAAAGGCTGGCGCGCGAAGCACGGCTTGCGCTGCCGCATGTTCGCTTCGCGGTCGCGGTTCTGCCGACCGACTGGGCGCGGGCTCCCGGACTTATTTCCGAACTCCATGAGCGGCACGATCCTGTTCTGGCGCTGCACTTCGGAGTTGCGACAAGCATGCGCGGCTTTCGCATCGAAACGGAAGCGCGCAATTTCTGCCGGATGTCGCCGGATGCAGCGGGTGGCCTGCCTGCTTCGAACTGCATCTGCGAGGGTGGCGCGTCCGCGCTTTCAACAAGCATTCCCGCGACCGCAGTCGCGCAGCACCTCGAAGCGCAAGGGTTCGAGGCGAGGCTGTCCGATGATGCAGGCGGCTATCTCTGCAACGCCGTTTTTTATCACTCGCTGCTTGAAGCGAGCACGCGCCGCGACCGCTGCAGGGTCGGGTTCATTCACATACCGGTCGAAGCAGGCGAGCCCGAAGCCGTAGACCGCACCGTTGCCGGTGCGCTGGAAGTTTTGAAATTCTCGCTTCACCACGCGCCACAGGTGGCGACTTTAACCTCGGTTTAATGTCTGGCACGCTGGCTCGGTCCTTGATTCATACGGGGAGCAAACCGGAGTCCATCAATGACCATCGATCGCCGTTCGCTTATCGGTGCAAGCCTTGGCCTCGGCGCCGCCGTGAGCGCCGCACATGCGAGCGAGCGCAAGCCATCACCTACTGCGCCCAACGCTTCGGACTTCGCGCCAGCTCTCGTTCCCGATGATGGTCGGGATCAGACCGAAGCTCTGCAGGCGGCGGTCGACAGTGCAGCGGAGAAGGACATTCCGCTCGTGCTGCCGCCGGGCAAGTTCCTCGTCAGCGATCTGAGGCTGCGGCGAGGCTCGCGCGTCTTCGGCATGGCGCGGACGACGACTCTGGTATTCTCAGGCGGCAATGCATTCGTCACGGGCGACAAGGCGGACGGTCTTGTTCTCGACGGACTAGCATTCGACGGCGCTTACAAAGCATTCGACACGGCTCGCGGCGACGGCCTACTGACGTTTTCGAACTCCAAGACTTTGCATCTCCTCGATCTCGAAATTCAGAACAGCAGCGGCAATGGAGTGTCGCTGACAGAGTGCGGCGGGCGGGTCGAAGGTCTTGTCATCGGCAATGTTCTCGATGCGGGATTTAAGAGTCTCGACTCGCTCGGGCTCGACGTCAAAGACAACACCGTCACCGACTGCGGCAACAATGGCATTCTGATCTGGCGCTCCAAACAGGACGAGGACGGTAGCGTCGTCGCGGGCAATCGCATCTCGAAAATTCGCAACGCGGCGGGCGGAACCGGCGAGTACGGCAACGGCATCAACGTGTTTCGCGCCGGAAGCGTGCTCGTTTCGGGGAATCGCATTTCCGATTGCGCCTATACGGCGGTGCGCGGCAACGCGGCATCCAATATCCAAATCATCGGCAATAGCTGCGAACGGCTTGGCGAGGTCGCGCTTTATGCCGAATTCGGATTCCAGGGCGCGATCGTCGCGAACAATCTCGTCGATACGGCTGCGAGCGGAATCTCGGTTACGAATTTCAACGAAGGCGGCCGTCTTGCCGTCGTGCAAGGCAATCTCATTCGCAATCTCGTTCGGCGCGAGCAGGAGCCCGACGACAAGCGCGGCGAAGGCATCGCTGTCGAGGCGGACGCTGTCGTCTCCGGCAATACGATCGAAAACGCGCCGACCGTTGGCATTCAGATCGGCTGGGGCGCGTACATGCGCGATGTCGCCGTGACCGGGAACGTCGTGCGCGATGCGCGCGTCGGCATCTCCGTTACGAATGCTGCGGACGCCGGCAAATGCCTGATCGCGAACAATCTGATTTCAAACGCCAAAGACGGCGCGATCCGCCAGATGGACCGGGGCGTCTTCCAAGGTCCGGACCTCGCGCGCGAGCCCGGCGCATCGGACCGCATTCACGTAATGGCGAACGTCGCGGTGTGACGCGACGCCGGACGAACAGAAAAATATCCTGGGATTATTGAGAGCGCCGCGGCCCGGCCAAGGGGAAGACGGGGGGAGTCAGGACTTGGCCGGGCGGCGGCAGCATCTGGTGTGCACGGGGGGAGGTGACACCAGCCTTGAGGTCATATCTAAGCGCAATAAGATGAACTCATTCTGAACGTGACGTTAAATTGCCGCAACGTTTCGCCCAATAGCTCGATAATTCCGCTAACTCGGCGTTTGCCCTCGGTTTTTTTTATGCGCCGGCCGAGTTGCGCATCGAATCATATTAGCGTCCGGGTCCCGATGACTTGCGCATAGGACTTCGTGATGCCGGCCTACGCCGCGCCGCTCTCTCTGCCGTTTGCGTCCGATACCGGCGACGCCATGTCCCTCGCCCGCGCCAAGCTCGAGGACGTTTTCGGCTACAAGGGATTTCGCCCGCTGCAGGGCGATATCATCGATACCGTTCTGCGTGGCGGCGATTGCCTGGCGCTGATGCCGACCGGGGGCGGCAAGTCGCTTTGCTATCAGATCCCATCGCTCGTCCGGCGCGGCACGGGAATCGTCGTGTCGC includes these proteins:
- a CDS encoding Spy/CpxP family protein refolding chaperone, coding for MNKLSRGAWLAIAAVAAVPATVAIAKSVDRAGGWHNMTPETRTRLEDGRIAMAKAALQLNADQEKLWAPVESAVRDGFKAREAKRAEWAKKREERRSDKSDGASKRPDLAERYERMSNNLAERADRFKTFSTAFKPFYASLSDEQKDVLRPLMRQLSPGFGHSGGHGPHWAVGGDWGPGGPGHHGHHGWQGGPDGKRGPGMQNDTPDNDGGPAPSEPDDKG
- a CDS encoding TIGR03808 family TAT-translocated repetitive protein, translating into MTIDRRSLIGASLGLGAAVSAAHASERKPSPTAPNASDFAPALVPDDGRDQTEALQAAVDSAAEKDIPLVLPPGKFLVSDLRLRRGSRVFGMARTTTLVFSGGNAFVTGDKADGLVLDGLAFDGAYKAFDTARGDGLLTFSNSKTLHLLDLEIQNSSGNGVSLTECGGRVEGLVIGNVLDAGFKSLDSLGLDVKDNTVTDCGNNGILIWRSKQDEDGSVVAGNRISKIRNAAGGTGEYGNGINVFRAGSVLVSGNRISDCAYTAVRGNAASNIQIIGNSCERLGEVALYAEFGFQGAIVANNLVDTAASGISVTNFNEGGRLAVVQGNLIRNLVRREQEPDDKRGEGIAVEADAVVSGNTIENAPTVGIQIGWGAYMRDVAVTGNVVRDARVGISVTNAADAGKCLIANNLISNAKDGAIRQMDRGVFQGPDLAREPGASDRIHVMANVAV
- a CDS encoding pyroglutamyl-peptidase I codes for the protein MRSNSRPTVLLTGFGPFPNVPRNASAVIVKRLAREARLALPHVRFAVAVLPTDWARAPGLISELHERHDPVLALHFGVATSMRGFRIETEARNFCRMSPDAAGGLPASNCICEGGASALSTSIPATAVAQHLEAQGFEARLSDDAGGYLCNAVFYHSLLEASTRRDRCRVGFIHIPVEAGEPEAVDRTVAGALEVLKFSLHHAPQVATLTSV
- the meaB gene encoding methylmalonyl Co-A mutase-associated GTPase MeaB, whose product is MATATLSAHRIPVADYVAGITAGDRALLARAITLVESTNPEHGRLAQQVLQELLPRTGQAVRLGVTGVPGVGKSTTIDQFGMNLIAEGHLVAVLAIDPTSKRSGGSILGDKTRMSSLAQERNAFIRPSPSSGTLGGVTRKTRETMALVEAAGFDVIIVETVGVGQSEVAVSDMVDFFLVLLLAGGGDDLQGIKKGIIELADMIAINKADGDNVRRAERAAADYRHALQIFTPHDATWFPPVLTVSGQENRGLKDLWAKVLEHREKMSATGQFQARRQAQAVSWMRDMLEDRLMGALKAHPEVAAELPKIEASVREGTLLPTLAVDRLMGLMGL
- a CDS encoding alpha/beta hydrolase; amino-acid sequence: MASEAPEEPAGGAAPPPYPQASDPEGGSGRSYETAEPAPAPPPPALRPSAARPSPPAVAPEPPMPNAAPGAAANASAEAAAKAAAARRAEEEARAAMAQRYDNAKKSAAAAPAEDPAKTYDVVPVFYGTDRAVEADPKRLQFGAERGHQLQLGRALVTVPLIHKVPHIERPVVIEIPYFKVKVYEEKEDPQKHFTVQEIKGLTEAEMLALVKQRLATSSTFKDHAFVFVHGFNTSFDNALYRTAQIAYDLRFDGVPFLYSWPSGGKVASYTYDHGSVEQAEPRLAEFLDMVIQKSGAKSISLIAHSMGNELLLRVLERMKTKVPRGVVISQVILAAPDVDRDKFNILAREVIKFAKGVTLYAASNDRALSYSARFWGGVPRAGDVPATGPLIIPGLDTIDVTAVSTDALGLNHSGYAENPALLNDVKALVASGLRPPDKRFKSILAVDSAAGKYWRFQAETAAVP